A part of Halogeometricum sp. S3BR5-2 genomic DNA contains:
- a CDS encoding branched-chain amino acid transaminase — translation MGFDEMDVDTIWMDGEFVDWDDAQIHVLTHGLHYGTGVFEGVRCYDTEKGPAVFRWEEHLDRFYDSTKPYDMEIPFDREELTEAMLGLLERQDLEAAYIRPIAFYGYDTLGVSPGDCPTQVAMAAWPWGAYLGEDALENGIEVMVSSWRKHASSQIPTNAKTTGLYVNSMLAGEEARRNGYAEAIVLNKEGDVAEGPGENIFLVRDGTIYTPGLSESILDGITRNTVIELARERGYEVQDTASISRGELNTADELFFTGSAAEVTPIRKVDNVVIGNGSRGPITEELQQAFFDLVERRTDDHDEWFTYL, via the coding sequence ATGGGATTTGACGAGATGGACGTCGACACCATCTGGATGGACGGCGAGTTCGTGGACTGGGACGACGCCCAGATTCACGTGCTCACCCACGGACTCCACTACGGGACGGGCGTCTTCGAGGGCGTCCGCTGCTACGACACCGAGAAGGGTCCGGCCGTCTTCCGCTGGGAGGAACACCTCGACCGGTTCTACGACTCCACGAAGCCGTACGACATGGAGATTCCCTTCGACCGCGAGGAACTCACCGAGGCGATGCTGGGCCTCCTCGAACGGCAGGACCTCGAAGCCGCCTACATCCGCCCCATCGCCTTCTACGGCTACGACACCCTCGGCGTCTCGCCCGGCGACTGTCCGACGCAGGTGGCCATGGCGGCGTGGCCGTGGGGCGCCTACCTCGGCGAGGACGCCCTGGAGAACGGCATCGAGGTGATGGTGTCCTCCTGGCGCAAGCACGCCTCCAGCCAGATTCCGACGAACGCGAAGACGACGGGGCTGTACGTGAACTCGATGCTCGCCGGCGAAGAGGCCCGCCGCAACGGCTACGCGGAGGCCATCGTCCTCAACAAGGAGGGCGACGTGGCGGAGGGTCCCGGCGAGAACATCTTCCTCGTCCGCGACGGGACCATCTACACGCCCGGCCTGAGCGAGTCCATCCTCGACGGCATCACCCGCAACACCGTCATCGAACTCGCCCGCGAACGCGGCTACGAGGTGCAGGACACCGCCTCCATCAGTCGCGGCGAACTCAACACCGCCGACGAACTGTTCTTCACCGGCAGCGCCGCGGAGGTCACGCCCATCCGCAAGGTGGACAACGTCGTCATCGGAAACGGCTCCCGCGGGCCCATCACCGAGGAACTCCAGCAGGCGTTCTTCGACCTCGTGGAACGGCGCACCGACGACCACGACGAGTGGTTCACCTACCTCTGA
- a CDS encoding NAD-dependent epimerase/dehydratase family protein: MSESEANAAAEEGSETPGTVVVTGGTGRIGPTIIRRLRGTGRRVVNVSRSGGDTEADADLRADMVDAGETYGAFATADADAVVHLGMLSTPDHDPGHVVFESNVMSTYNVLQAAEALDIDTVVLASSLSAFGASFEPEPIRLSYLPLDETHPVTPSNPYGMGKHALEVTADGFAIRPDGPRTIASLRFPWMPTDEQMRETFVRAERTPAALREAGHFETARNTLCSYLAQSDAAELVLSAVDAEFEGHERFFAAAPDTSMDVPTAELVAELYPDAESRKSFEGYEALISTEKAERMIGWEPERSWR, translated from the coding sequence ATGTCAGAGTCCGAAGCGAACGCGGCGGCGGAAGAAGGTTCGGAGACGCCGGGGACGGTCGTCGTGACGGGGGGAACCGGGCGCATCGGTCCGACCATCATCCGGCGACTCCGCGGGACCGGTCGCCGCGTCGTCAACGTCTCGCGGTCGGGCGGCGACACCGAGGCGGACGCGGACCTCCGGGCGGACATGGTCGACGCCGGCGAGACGTACGGCGCGTTCGCCACCGCCGACGCCGACGCCGTCGTCCACCTCGGGATGCTCTCGACGCCCGACCACGACCCCGGACACGTCGTCTTCGAGAGCAACGTGATGAGCACGTACAACGTCCTCCAAGCGGCGGAGGCGCTCGACATCGACACCGTCGTCCTCGCCTCAAGCCTCTCGGCGTTCGGCGCCTCCTTCGAACCCGAACCCATCCGCCTGTCGTATCTCCCCCTCGACGAGACCCATCCGGTGACGCCGTCGAACCCCTACGGGATGGGCAAGCACGCCCTCGAAGTCACCGCCGACGGGTTCGCCATCCGACCCGACGGCCCGCGGACCATCGCCTCGCTGCGCTTCCCGTGGATGCCGACCGACGAGCAGATGCGCGAGACGTTCGTGCGGGCCGAGCGGACGCCGGCGGCGCTCCGCGAGGCGGGACACTTCGAGACGGCGCGCAACACGCTGTGCTCCTACCTCGCGCAGTCGGACGCCGCGGAACTCGTCCTGTCGGCCGTCGACGCGGAGTTCGAGGGGCACGAGCGCTTCTTCGCCGCGGCGCCGGACACGAGCATGGACGTACCCACCGCGGAACTGGTCGCGGAACTGTACCCCGACGCCGAGTCGCGAAAATCGTTCGAGGGGTACGAGGCGCTCATCTCGACGGAGAAGGCCGAGCGGATGATAGGATGGGAACCCGAAAGGAGTTGGCGGTGA
- the ribB gene encoding 3,4-dihydroxy-2-butanone-4-phosphate synthase, with amino-acid sequence MAQRTDDAVSRALAAFRAGEPVLVHDFDDREGETDIVYPAGAVDPADVARLRNDAGGLVCVALSHDVAEAVDLPFLDGVIDHPTAAAHDLAYDDRSSFSLPVNHRDTFTGITDEDRALTISELSDAAEAALAGGYDAADFAADFRSPGHVNLLRGAPNLLADRKGHTELGLVLADAAGLPAAVVVCEMLDDESGAALSPAAARDYARRSDLVYVEGESIVERFA; translated from the coding sequence ATGGCGCAGCGAACCGACGACGCCGTCTCCCGCGCCCTCGCCGCGTTCCGCGCGGGCGAACCGGTCCTCGTCCACGACTTCGACGACCGGGAGGGGGAGACGGACATCGTCTACCCCGCTGGCGCCGTCGACCCGGCGGACGTGGCCCGACTCCGCAACGACGCCGGCGGCCTCGTCTGCGTCGCCCTCTCGCACGACGTCGCGGAGGCGGTCGACCTCCCGTTCCTCGACGGCGTCATCGACCACCCGACCGCAGCAGCGCACGACCTGGCGTACGACGACCGCTCGTCGTTCTCGCTGCCCGTCAATCACCGCGACACGTTCACGGGCATCACCGACGAGGACCGCGCGCTCACCATCTCGGAACTGAGCGACGCGGCGGAGGCGGCCCTCGCGGGCGGCTACGACGCGGCCGACTTTGCCGCCGACTTCCGCTCGCCCGGCCACGTCAACCTCCTTCGCGGCGCGCCGAACCTCCTCGCGGACCGGAAGGGCCACACCGAACTCGGCCTCGTTCTCGCCGACGCCGCCGGCCTCCCGGCGGCCGTCGTCGTCTGCGAGATGCTGGACGACGAGTCGGGGGCGGCGCTGTCGCCCGCCGCCGCCCGCGACTACGCCCGCCGGAGCGACCTCGTCTACGTCGAGGGCGAGTCCATCGTCGAGCGGTTCGCCTGA
- a CDS encoding DUF120 domain-containing protein, protein MSESVLTAVGYDELAALKFVALEGGRAGPAKVSCSGLADRLDASTQTASRRLQRLDEAGLVDRDVGSDGQWVSLTEEGEAALRREYADYRRIFDDGDADTVELGGTVTSGMGEGRHYISLSGYMEQFEERLGYEPFAGTLNVELDEESVRRRAAMASLDAVGIDGWEDDERTFGPATCYAATVEYEGESFSPAHIIVPERTHHDESKAEIIAPSKLRDELGLEDGDAVAVVVEEA, encoded by the coding sequence ATGTCCGAATCGGTTCTGACCGCCGTCGGGTACGACGAACTGGCCGCGCTGAAGTTCGTCGCGCTCGAAGGGGGCCGCGCCGGCCCCGCGAAAGTCTCGTGTTCGGGTCTCGCCGACCGCCTCGACGCGTCGACGCAGACCGCCTCCCGCCGCCTCCAGCGACTCGACGAGGCCGGCCTCGTCGACCGCGACGTGGGGTCGGACGGCCAGTGGGTCTCTCTCACCGAGGAGGGCGAGGCCGCCCTCCGCCGCGAGTACGCCGACTACCGCCGCATCTTCGACGACGGCGACGCCGACACGGTCGAACTCGGCGGCACCGTCACCAGCGGGATGGGCGAGGGACGCCACTACATCTCCCTGTCCGGCTACATGGAGCAGTTCGAGGAGCGACTGGGCTACGAACCGTTCGCCGGCACCCTCAACGTCGAACTCGACGAGGAGAGCGTCCGGCGCCGCGCCGCGATGGCCTCTCTGGACGCCGTCGGTATCGACGGCTGGGAGGACGACGAGCGGACGTTCGGCCCGGCGACGTGCTACGCCGCCACGGTCGAGTACGAGGGAGAGTCGTTCTCCCCAGCGCACATCATCGTCCCCGAACGGACCCACCACGACGAGTCGAAGGCGGAGATAATCGCGCCGAGCAAGCTCAGAGACGAACTCGGCCTCGAAGACGGCGACGCCGTCGCCGTCGTCGTGGAGGAGGCGTAG
- the argS gene encoding arginine--tRNA ligase: MFRELRSEVEDAVETALSSLDLPTDDLGVEEPPEDVPAVLASSVAFRLAGEVGAPPPKVAVDIAEEIDATPYDYVDSAEPQGPYVNFFVSDSYYAETAAAGRDADYGRLPDTGKDVVVEHTSANPTGPVHVGRARNPILGDAIARLLDFAGNDVERHYYVNDAGRQVAVFTWAYETFDEADLPDPERDRSDYDLVRYYRRGNAYLEDADEEDVAEAEAKIAEIMQGLEAGDEATYERVAVVVDRVLGGMRTSLERLPAEFDEFVKETSFIRGGEADDVVTRLKESEYSVYEDDAWQLDLSPFGFEKNLVFLRSDGTTLYTTRDLAHHEWKFENYDEAVTVLGEDHKLQAEQLEAALEILGNDTDQLRQTFYSWVNLPEGGMSTREGTGVDLDDLLDESVARAREEVEERLDSRIRDDDLSEADIDRIARQVGIGAVRYDIVSKQPTKGITFEWERALDFEAQSAPYVQYVHARCRGILNEAESAGIEATADISLLDTDAERDLLRVIARFPAVIEEAAEDLEPHAVATYVREFAETFNRFYRECSVLNADDDDVAAARLGLVEASRHTVANALSVLGIEAPDSM; the protein is encoded by the coding sequence ATGTTCAGAGAACTCCGCTCGGAGGTCGAGGACGCGGTGGAGACCGCGCTCTCTTCGCTCGACCTGCCGACCGACGACCTCGGCGTCGAAGAACCTCCGGAGGACGTGCCGGCGGTGCTCGCCTCCAGCGTCGCCTTTCGACTGGCGGGCGAGGTCGGCGCGCCGCCGCCGAAGGTGGCCGTCGACATCGCCGAAGAGATAGACGCGACGCCGTACGACTACGTCGACTCGGCCGAACCGCAGGGCCCCTACGTCAACTTCTTCGTCTCCGATTCCTACTACGCCGAGACGGCCGCCGCCGGCCGCGACGCCGACTACGGCCGCCTGCCCGACACCGGGAAGGACGTGGTGGTCGAGCACACCTCCGCGAACCCGACGGGGCCGGTCCACGTCGGCCGCGCCCGCAACCCCATCCTCGGCGACGCCATCGCCCGCCTCCTCGATTTCGCCGGCAACGACGTCGAGCGGCACTACTACGTCAACGACGCCGGCCGGCAGGTCGCGGTGTTCACGTGGGCCTACGAGACGTTCGACGAGGCCGACCTCCCGGACCCCGAGCGCGACCGCTCGGACTACGACCTCGTGCGCTACTACCGCCGGGGGAACGCCTACCTCGAAGACGCCGACGAGGAGGACGTCGCCGAGGCGGAGGCGAAGATAGCCGAAATCATGCAGGGACTCGAAGCGGGCGACGAGGCGACGTACGAACGGGTCGCCGTCGTCGTCGACCGGGTGCTCGGGGGGATGCGGACCTCGCTGGAACGCCTCCCCGCGGAGTTCGACGAGTTCGTGAAGGAGACGAGTTTCATCCGGGGCGGGGAGGCCGACGACGTGGTCACTCGCCTGAAGGAGTCGGAGTACTCGGTGTACGAGGACGACGCGTGGCAACTCGACCTCTCGCCGTTCGGCTTCGAGAAGAACCTCGTCTTCCTCCGCTCGGACGGAACGACGCTGTACACGACGCGCGACTTGGCCCACCACGAGTGGAAGTTCGAGAACTACGACGAGGCCGTGACGGTGCTCGGGGAGGACCACAAACTGCAGGCCGAGCAGTTGGAGGCCGCCCTCGAAATCTTGGGCAACGACACCGACCAACTCCGCCAGACGTTCTACTCGTGGGTGAACCTCCCCGAGGGCGGGATGTCCACCCGCGAGGGGACGGGCGTCGACTTGGACGACCTGTTGGACGAGTCGGTCGCCCGCGCCCGCGAGGAGGTCGAAGAGCGCCTCGACTCGCGCATCCGCGACGACGACCTGAGCGAAGCGGATATCGACCGCATCGCCCGGCAGGTCGGCATCGGCGCCGTCCGCTACGACATCGTCTCGAAACAGCCGACGAAGGGAATCACGTTCGAGTGGGAGCGAGCGCTGGACTTCGAGGCGCAGTCGGCGCCGTACGTCCAGTACGTCCACGCGCGCTGCCGCGGCATCCTGAACGAGGCCGAGTCGGCCGGCATCGAAGCGACGGCGGATATCTCGCTGCTCGACACCGACGCCGAACGGGACCTCCTCCGCGTGATAGCCCGCTTCCCGGCGGTCATCGAGGAGGCCGCAGAAGACTTAGAGCCGCACGCCGTCGCGACGTACGTCCGCGAGTTCGCCGAGACGTTCAACCGGTTCTACCGCGAATGTTCGGTTCTCAACGCCGACGACGACGACGTCGCCGCCGCCCGCCTCGGTCTCGTCGAGGCGTCGCGGCACACGGTGGCGAACGCGCTCTCCGTGCTCGGCATCGAGGCGCCCGACTCAATGTAG
- the minD gene encoding cell division ATPase MinD has translation MGRVYAVVSAKGGVGKTTTTTNLAAALAASGADVAVVDGDLGMANLAGSLGVDSGGATLHDVLAGEADLADATRKGPHGMTVIPGSPDLDAFARADPEGLRGVLDALRERYDYVLLDTGAGLSNDTVVPLTYVDEALLVSTTGRDALGDTEKTRQVAERLDIHVAGAVITRANPDSPQNAAVGETLKTTVLSSIPDTTVVRDAGDAGEPLTTYAPGSSAAAAYRALAADLTGESVRARDADGAEASEAGDTDEADGTGTADDSDGKDIIVAGDHDADGDAADAEATAADDAGVSPEEEPLVAVDVSGETTPTPDDDGDAAADDDPLIETADPEEMVEESEADGSDADDATGADGAETSEADAAGADDGPGAEDDVDTDTDADDEATDIEIDGAADGVDGVESAEDDAEEADDANGEEGVYTTSLADEDKDDEKGEKKGIFGRFLG, from the coding sequence ATGGGACGGGTGTACGCAGTCGTCAGTGCGAAAGGGGGCGTGGGGAAGACCACGACGACGACCAACCTCGCGGCGGCGCTGGCCGCCTCGGGGGCGGACGTGGCCGTCGTCGACGGCGACCTCGGGATGGCGAACCTCGCCGGGTCGCTGGGCGTCGACTCCGGGGGAGCGACGCTCCACGATGTGCTCGCGGGCGAGGCCGACCTCGCGGACGCGACGCGGAAGGGACCGCACGGGATGACCGTGATTCCGGGGTCGCCGGACCTCGACGCCTTCGCCCGAGCGGACCCCGAGGGCCTGCGCGGCGTGCTCGACGCGCTGAGAGAGCGCTACGACTACGTGCTGCTCGACACCGGGGCCGGACTCAGCAACGACACCGTCGTCCCCCTCACGTACGTCGACGAGGCGCTGCTCGTCTCGACCACCGGTCGGGACGCCCTCGGCGACACCGAGAAGACGCGGCAGGTCGCGGAGCGCCTCGACATCCACGTCGCGGGCGCGGTCATCACCCGTGCCAACCCCGACAGCCCGCAGAACGCGGCGGTCGGGGAGACGCTGAAGACGACGGTGCTGTCCTCGATTCCGGACACCACCGTGGTCCGGGACGCCGGCGACGCGGGCGAACCGCTCACGACGTACGCGCCGGGTAGTTCCGCCGCGGCGGCCTACCGCGCGCTTGCGGCCGACCTGACGGGGGAGTCGGTTCGGGCGCGCGACGCGGACGGCGCGGAGGCGAGCGAAGCGGGCGACACAGACGAAGCGGACGGGACGGGGACGGCGGACGACTCCGACGGGAAGGACATCATCGTCGCCGGCGACCACGACGCCGACGGCGACGCGGCGGACGCGGAGGCGACGGCGGCCGACGACGCCGGGGTCTCCCCCGAGGAGGAACCGCTCGTCGCCGTCGACGTGAGCGGGGAGACGACTCCGACCCCCGACGACGACGGCGACGCGGCCGCGGACGACGACCCCCTCATCGAGACGGCCGACCCCGAGGAGATGGTCGAGGAGAGCGAGGCGGACGGTTCCGACGCCGACGACGCGACGGGCGCCGACGGGGCGGAGACGAGCGAAGCGGACGCGGCCGGCGCGGACGACGGTCCCGGCGCCGAGGACGATGTCGACACCGACACCGACGCCGACGACGAGGCGACCGACATCGAAATCGACGGGGCGGCCGACGGCGTCGACGGCGTCGAGAGCGCCGAAGACGACGCGGAGGAGGCGGACGACGCGAACGGCGAGGAGGGCGTCTACACCACCTCGCTGGCCGACGAGGACAAGGACGACGAGAAGGGCGAGAAGAAGGGGATATTCGGCCGCTTCCTCGGCTGA
- the prf1 gene encoding peptide chain release factor aRF-1, translating into MSDTDTQSGAEENSDRRKYEFRKVIEELDDYEGSGTQLVTIYIPDDKQISDVVAHVTQEHSEASNIKSKQTRTNVQDALTSIKDRLRYYDTFPPDNGIVIFSGAVNSGGGQTEMVTRVLDSPPEPIQSFRYHCDSNFLTQPLEDMLTDKGLFGLVVLDRREANVGWLKGKRVEAVKSASSLVPGKQRKGGQSAQRFARLRLEAIDNFYQEVAGMADDLFVPERHDMDGILVGGPSPTKDEFLDGGYLHHELQDLVVGKFDVSYTDESGLNDLVDAAQEVLADQEVMKDKSQMEEFFEKLHTGEEATYGFGPTRKNLIMGSVDRLLLSEDLRSDVVVYECPNGHEEYEVVDRRHGDPGHQCTECGEEAEKTDRDDVIEHLMEIAEQRGTETKFISTDFEKGEQLYDAFGGVAGILRYSTGV; encoded by the coding sequence ATGTCGGACACGGATACGCAAAGCGGCGCCGAGGAGAACTCCGACAGGAGGAAGTACGAGTTCCGAAAGGTCATCGAGGAACTCGACGACTACGAGGGGTCCGGCACGCAACTCGTCACCATCTACATCCCGGACGACAAGCAGATTTCCGACGTCGTAGCGCACGTGACGCAGGAGCACTCGGAGGCGTCCAACATCAAGTCCAAGCAGACGCGGACGAACGTGCAGGACGCGCTCACCTCCATCAAGGACCGCCTGCGCTACTACGACACGTTCCCGCCGGACAACGGCATCGTCATCTTCTCCGGTGCGGTGAACTCCGGCGGCGGCCAGACGGAGATGGTCACCCGCGTACTGGACAGTCCGCCCGAACCCATCCAGTCGTTCCGCTACCACTGCGATTCGAACTTCCTGACGCAGCCCTTAGAGGACATGCTGACCGACAAGGGCCTGTTCGGCCTCGTCGTCCTCGACCGCCGCGAGGCGAACGTCGGGTGGCTGAAGGGCAAGCGCGTCGAGGCGGTCAAGTCAGCCTCGTCGCTCGTCCCCGGCAAGCAGCGCAAAGGTGGCCAGTCCGCCCAGCGGTTCGCCCGCCTCCGACTGGAGGCCATCGACAACTTCTACCAGGAGGTCGCCGGGATGGCGGACGACCTGTTCGTCCCGGAGCGACACGACATGGACGGCATCCTGGTGGGCGGTCCCTCACCGACGAAGGACGAGTTCCTCGACGGCGGCTACCTCCACCACGAACTCCAGGACCTCGTCGTCGGCAAGTTCGACGTTTCCTACACGGACGAGTCGGGGCTGAACGACCTGGTCGACGCCGCTCAGGAGGTGCTGGCCGACCAGGAGGTGATGAAGGACAAATCCCAGATGGAGGAGTTCTTCGAGAAACTTCACACCGGCGAGGAGGCCACCTACGGCTTCGGTCCGACCCGGAAGAACCTCATCATGGGGTCGGTCGACCGACTGTTGCTGTCGGAGGACCTCCGCTCCGACGTGGTCGTCTACGAGTGTCCCAACGGGCACGAGGAGTACGAGGTGGTAGACCGGCGCCACGGCGACCCCGGCCATCAGTGCACCGAATGCGGCGAGGAGGCCGAGAAAACCGACCGCGACGACGTCATCGAGCACCTGATGGAAATCGCCGAACAGCGCGGGACGGAGACCAAGTTCATCTCGACGGACTTCGAGAAGGGCGAACAGCTCTACGACGCCTTCGGCGGCGTCGCCGGCATTCTGCGGTACTCGACGGGCGTCTAA
- a CDS encoding DUF7344 domain-containing protein: MTDSRSEQTNAPSAEPRSGADAPSPDAFYDVLADRRRRYAVESLGECRTPVPVADLADDVATRDYAAPLSDISAEERERVLISLHHRHLPKLADRGIVVYARERGEISLTAEGERVRAFLDDVTDVLL; the protein is encoded by the coding sequence ATGACTGATAGTCGATCTGAGCAGACGAACGCGCCGTCCGCTGAACCCCGCTCGGGGGCCGACGCCCCCTCCCCCGACGCCTTCTACGACGTGCTCGCGGACCGGCGGCGTCGGTACGCCGTCGAGTCGCTCGGCGAGTGCCGGACGCCGGTACCGGTCGCTGACTTGGCGGACGACGTCGCGACGCGGGACTACGCCGCTCCGCTCTCGGATATTTCCGCCGAGGAGAGAGAGCGCGTTTTGATATCGCTGCACCACCGACACCTTCCGAAACTGGCGGACCGGGGCATCGTCGTGTACGCTCGGGAGCGGGGAGAAATCTCGCTCACGGCGGAAGGCGAGCGCGTTCGAGCGTTCCTGGACGACGTGACCGACGTCCTGCTGTGA
- a CDS encoding TrmB family transcriptional regulator — translation MPNESAAADALIRLGLTEYEAKCFVALTRVGQGTAKDISRLSEVPRSRVYDTVERLHQRGMVDVQQSEPRQYRAVSAGDALERLRQDYEDGIEAAEDAFETIEVAERKNDRGMWAISNSDHVGDRMKTLLDDATEHVHFLLADKTALQDGVTDRLTAACDRGATVVVEVPSEPVRGRVQEAVPDARVEISEGLRETHRVVEKWPGQLMMVDHRAVLATGVEKSDLPGITKETAVWSNGHNHGFAAWVRELLHDRIDESARAE, via the coding sequence GTGCCCAACGAGAGTGCCGCCGCCGACGCGTTGATCCGGCTGGGATTGACCGAGTACGAGGCGAAGTGCTTCGTCGCACTCACCCGGGTCGGTCAGGGGACCGCCAAAGACATCAGTCGGCTGTCCGAGGTTCCCCGCTCCCGGGTGTACGACACGGTTGAGCGGCTTCACCAGCGGGGAATGGTGGACGTACAGCAATCGGAGCCGCGACAGTACCGGGCCGTCTCGGCGGGCGACGCCCTAGAGCGGTTGCGTCAGGACTACGAGGACGGCATCGAAGCGGCGGAAGACGCCTTCGAGACTATCGAAGTGGCGGAGCGGAAGAACGACAGGGGAATGTGGGCGATTTCGAACAGCGACCACGTGGGCGACCGGATGAAGACGCTCCTCGACGACGCGACCGAGCACGTACACTTCCTCCTCGCGGACAAGACGGCGCTACAGGACGGCGTGACCGACCGACTGACCGCGGCCTGCGACCGCGGCGCGACCGTCGTCGTGGAGGTGCCGTCCGAACCCGTGAGGGGGCGCGTCCAGGAGGCGGTTCCCGACGCTCGCGTCGAGATATCGGAGGGGCTGCGGGAGACGCACCGCGTCGTGGAGAAGTGGCCGGGGCAGTTGATGATGGTCGACCACAGAGCGGTGCTGGCGACCGGCGTCGAAAAGAGCGACCTGCCGGGCATCACGAAAGAGACGGCGGTGTGGTCCAACGGCCACAACCACGGCTTCGCGGCGTGGGTACGCGAACTACTCCACGACAGAATCGACGAGAGCGCGCGCGCCGAGTGA
- a CDS encoding DUF6276 family protein: MATCSVCDEPLARARVPTDLREYVDGAPGVGLCPVCLRTDPVADPPDADEFDAVGEYFPRGDGGVVVALALGMLDSLALNRPAVQSLVERAEREGADVLLTLDRLAEDGSLDPHFDVERRRAQVEGFL; this comes from the coding sequence ATGGCGACCTGTTCCGTCTGCGACGAACCGCTGGCCCGCGCCCGCGTTCCGACCGACCTCCGCGAGTACGTCGACGGCGCGCCGGGCGTCGGCCTCTGTCCCGTCTGCCTGCGGACCGACCCGGTCGCGGACCCGCCCGACGCCGACGAGTTCGACGCGGTGGGCGAGTACTTCCCGCGGGGCGACGGCGGCGTCGTCGTCGCCCTCGCACTCGGGATGCTCGACTCGCTGGCGCTCAACCGTCCGGCCGTCCAGTCGCTCGTCGAACGGGCCGAACGCGAGGGTGCGGACGTCCTCCTGACCCTCGACCGACTCGCCGAGGACGGTTCGCTGGACCCGCACTTCGACGTGGAACGGCGACGGGCGCAGGTCGAGGGATTTCTCTAA
- a CDS encoding V-type ATP synthase subunit D, giving the protein MAEDVKPTRKNLMAIEDRIELSERGHDTLEQKRDGLIMEFMDILDQAQDVRSELNGNYETAQSKINMARAMEGDVAVRGAAAALKEHPEITTQSKNIMGVVVPQIESSRVKKSLDQRGYGLLGSSARIDEAADAYEDLLESIILAAEVETAMKKMLEEIETTKRRVNALEFKLLPDLYENKEYIEQKLEEQEREEIFRLKKIKAKKEEEEKAEREEAEQNETSVAESVPADD; this is encoded by the coding sequence ATGGCCGAAGACGTCAAACCGACTCGCAAGAACCTGATGGCGATCGAGGACCGCATCGAACTCTCCGAGCGGGGCCACGACACGCTCGAACAGAAGCGAGACGGCCTCATCATGGAGTTCATGGACATCCTGGACCAGGCGCAGGACGTCCGCTCGGAACTCAACGGCAACTACGAGACGGCCCAATCGAAGATCAACATGGCCCGCGCGATGGAGGGGGACGTGGCCGTCCGCGGCGCCGCCGCGGCGCTGAAAGAGCACCCCGAGATAACGACGCAGTCGAAGAACATCATGGGCGTCGTCGTCCCGCAGATCGAGTCCTCCCGCGTGAAGAAGTCGCTCGACCAGCGCGGCTACGGACTGCTCGGCTCCTCGGCCCGCATCGACGAGGCGGCGGACGCCTACGAGGACCTCCTCGAATCCATCATCCTCGCCGCCGAGGTGGAGACGGCGATGAAGAAGATGCTCGAAGAGATAGAGACGACGAAGCGCCGCGTCAACGCTCTGGAGTTCAAACTCCTGCCCGACCTCTACGAGAACAAGGAGTACATCGAGCAGAAACTCGAAGAGCAGGAGCGCGAGGAGATATTCCGCCTGAAGAAGATCAAGGCGAAGAAGGAAGAAGAGGAGAAGGCCGAACGCGAGGAGGCCGAGCAGAACGAGACGTCGGTCGCTGAGAGCGTCCCCGCGGACGACTGA